The following coding sequences are from one Perognathus longimembris pacificus isolate PPM17 chromosome 13, ASM2315922v1, whole genome shotgun sequence window:
- the Pold4 gene encoding DNA polymerase delta subunit 4, whose protein sequence is MGRKRLITDSYPVVKNREGPAGHKEELAPELGEEPQPPSEEEVALELLRQFDLAWQYGPCTGITRLQRWHRAEQLGLEPPPEVHQVLKAHPEDARFQCSLWYFYPL, encoded by the exons ATGGGCCGGAAGCGGCTCATCACTGACTCCTACCCAGTTGTGAAGAACAGGGAGGGACCTGCTGGGCACAAGGAGGAGCTGGCACCAGAGCTAG GGGAggagccccagccccccagcgAGGAGGAAGTGGCCCTGGAGCTGCTGCGGCAGTTTGACCTGGCCTGGCAGTACGGGCCTTGCACAG GGATCACACGGCTGCAGCGGTGGCACCGGGCAGAGCAATTGGGTTTGGAGCCTCCCCCAGAGGTGCACCAAGTGCTGAAGGCCCACCCTGAAGACGCCCGCTTCCAGTGCAG CCTCTGGTACTTCTATCCCCTTTGA